From the Trifolium pratense cultivar HEN17-A07 linkage group LG4, ARS_RC_1.1, whole genome shotgun sequence genome, the window CCAATATCCTTATTGGAGCGTGATTTGACGATATTAAATTGGATGCCAGTGATGTTATTTTCAACAGAAAGACCATATTCACAATGTTCAAAACTCACATTCAGTTTTGGCATATTGAAGCCCACCTACAAATACCAAGTATAATTccacaactaaaattaaatctAACTGAAAAAACTTTGAATAGTTTTTAGGTTAAATATATTCAGGAAACTAAAATACAAATGATTGTCCAATTATGCACCACAAAGAAGGCAAACACTTTGATAGGGCCTTGGGTTTGTAAATTAAATTACccaaataaaaccaaaaataccAAGAACACAATCATGATATTCAGGGAGACTCACAAGAATGTCTACCCCCAAAGTCAAATGCTAGTATTCTGAGAAATTGAAAGCTCCTTGAAAAACTAAAACCATCGACAAGGCATCCAAAGTCCAATGCACCATGCAAATTGCTTAAAGTTGTGTAAAGGTTGTGACTAAAACACATGAACACCCATTCATAGGGCAACAACATTTCCATTGCGCTAAGCCTCAGGAAGTATACATAATGGTTAGAAAAGCTAATTATGTTTAAATCTCAACCTTCTCCGGAAACAAAGAAATGTAGCGTTCTAGTTTTTCTTCCTTTGTTGAAGACTGTTTTGTGCTCATAGGATCAACATTTGACCCTTTACTTCGATCAGAGCCTGATGGAGATTCTGATGGCCTCTTTTTTTTTGCAAGCAACCGTTCATTCAAATTCACAGTAACTTCTCCGATGGATATATCCACATTCTTAATAACAATATCCCTGTGTGCAAAAAGGAGATACAAAGCACaacttaaaacaaaataatttttcctaCTGCAACATGgcataaaacaaagaaaaaaaatacttttttccTTTGGAAATTGGAATACAAGGACATCTGTAGAAACTGCAAAGGGGAAACCAAGTACATAAAAAGTGGTATTTTTCAAGGGAAAAGCAACAGATAATTGGATATAAATATAAAGATTTAAAAGCAAGTTACGTTTGACAGATCACTTCACTTAAATTTTGAGGTAATACCTTCAGAATTGTGAACTAAACCAAAATAAAGTAATAGTTTATTTGCAATTTTCATATTTGGGTCCAGACCATGCAATATTTGTAAAAGTAAAGCCTAAAAGCCTCTTTCCATTAGTTCAGTTCACAATAGAGAGGTTCACCACTTGTATACTGGAATGTCCCATTACAGATGAAGTTTCTCCCGTGAAAACTCCCACTGCCTTGAGCCATAAGGTTTACACCATAAGATTGTCAGCTGGTGAACAACTTGCACACAGGTCCACTTCCTCCTCAACAAAGATTCAACAAGTACAAGTTTTAAGTACATGTTTGTTTCCATGTTGGTGTGGAGCTAGACGTGTGTTTGTTGAACTCTACTAGTTATAGCTTCTGTGCCACTGTAGGTTTCTGCCGTGGTTTTCAACTTTACCAAACATGCATTAATACTATTATGTAAAATGtataaaaggaagaaaaatacCTACGATGACCAAATTCACATGAGATGATGAATTTTTCACAGATAAAAGGTGAAGAAGACTTTTCTATCGGCACAACAGATGTCTGGCTAGAAACACTGCATCCTCCACCACTAAATTCAGATAATTGATCACAACTAACTTGAGGATCACCGATGTGAACCGCAATGGGCAATATATGTATGCTAATAAACAAATTTGACTCGGATCCACAACCTTTAGATATATCAACATTCACCTTCCCGATTCCAATAGTACCTTTAGGTGTCTGCAACAACAAAATACTCTCAGGGACCCAAATATAAGTACATATGTTgtattcaattatattttacttTCACAATTATGACATTCGAATATCTGAAATAATTTCTAATATGTTATTACATATCATTGAGTATTTGTACTAATGTCAAACAGTATTTATGTTTCATTTGTGACAGGTTTGTTGCTTCTTTTCCTATAATTAGGACAGTTTTGATTCCAATAATATAGCCCTATTCTAGGCAAGTAGATATTTCCCCAAGTCTGCATAATGTAAATTATCCGTATAAAATTGTAAGAATTGAGACTACAGGAAATTGTAAGTGATTAATGATTCTGTACAAGAGTATTCAGAATTTATAGATGCAAGGCTAGGCTGATAATAATGAAGAAATCAAGCCAAATCTGAAGATATGATGCTAATTTCCTATTTACCGTTATACAGCAAATATCCTGAAAATCTCCATATTATACAACACATCTCAAAAGTAATTATACAATAATACCAAGTAAAACATTCTTCCAAGCCATCTCATATAAGGACAGTGACACAAAAAATAACAGGATCAGAGATCAGCATATTTATCCATACAAGAAGAAAAATACAATGATATAGAGATTCATACCTTTAGAACTAGCTCtgtcaaagaaaaagaaaaatattttgcaaTATTGACAATAGTCCTCCACTTTCCCTTGCCTAAAGAACgagttttggatttggatttttgGGTTTTCTGGGTTTTCTTCGTCCCGGAGCTTTTTATTGTAGGCCTCGTAACAACTTCTAAGTTGCGTATTAATAATTGCAACTTTGGATTCCAAGAACCAACGTCCGCACCATGTTCGACAGAGGAATGGATTAAGCTGAGTTTAATTTCACCAATAGATACAGATTCAGTAGCACCCTGTACATGTCATAAATCAACAGAATATATTGCTATGGAATCTTAGAGACACAAACATGACAATTTACTAGAATAAAAGCAAAGAATTTGAACTATGATATATAGAGTGAGTGGGTGTATAAGGAAAACCAGATCATTTGAACCAAGTTCCCATACCATAGATTTCAGAAACAGCGGGAAAACTTTTCTTTAGCCCATTTAGGATTAAATAGGCTTAAAGGAAGTCGATGGCAAGGTACAAGGCTAATTCGAATTAAATTCTCCCTGATAGTTATTTTCTAGTACATTTTATCTTCACAATAAGTCTTTTATGAAACGTGTAGATATTCTCAATGGGAAAATTTAGTCATGCAATACCATGGATTACCATAATAAAACCCAATCAATGAGCAAATTTATTATATCCAACATTATGGTGAATGTTTGTAGCACCGACACTCTGATTAAAAAGTGTCAGAACAtgtgattacattgaattatgccATATTTTCAAATTATGTGAGTGTATGTGTCTGTATCCGTGCGTCATAGGCTTAATGTACCACATTTCACTTCAATGTTATAAACTtcgaaaggaaaaaaaaatcagtaaatgaagaaaatgaaaaacctTTTCAAACTTGATGACCACATCTTGTAAACTGCTGCATCCACCAACACAAAATTCAACAGATGCTTTTAAAACACGGCTCAAAATCCAAGACAGCAATGAAACAGAAAATCTGTAATACAGTAACATGTAAAATCAGAGTCAATATGATTTCATGCAATCCAACATGAAAAGAATAAAATCCGTACTACAGCAAGTAACAGAATTAGTCCAATATGCTTTCAGGACATCGAGGTTCTAACTTTTATCACCGTAACACCGACACTTCTGATAAAAAGCATATCCGGTGTCGGACACAtttgattacattcaattaattcattttgtTTTAATCCAACTCATGTGATTACATTtaatcaattcattttttttttaaaccggtggcgaaaggaaaaaaaaaagttattcatattttaaaaaaaaaattatcagtgTTGATGTATCTTCGTCGGTGTCCGTGTTAGTGATTCATAGAAGTTTATAGCTAAATATGGTGAAATTGGATAAGCGAGATACATTGAACTTACATGAATGCGAGAGTAAGTGCAACACAAAAGAGGAAGTAGACGATGAGGAATTTGGTGGCAGAAACTGCCATTTTGGAAGGGGGAAAATGAAAAGACGAAGACGATTATTCTCTGTCACGGCGGTGGATTGCATGAATAGAAGAATTGTTGagaatggaaaaagaaaaaacacaaaaaatgaaaaaattaagtAAGATCCGTTCCGTGAGGTGCTCGGTGATTCAATACATGCCACTGGTGATGGCGCCAGTGTAACGGAAAATGATATTGGAATTGGGTGTGACGCGTCTACAGGAGAAGGGGTTATGTTGCGTTTTTGGGAtttgtgacttttttttttttttttgactgtTGTTACTACTAACTAAGTTGGCGATTTAGATTTGGGAGAAAttgcaagaaaaaaaattaggtccaATTTAGTCACGCACGTGATTGAGAAAAAGATAGAAAgataaagtaataaaataatgtgtattttaaaataattaaattatttgtgtTGTTATGTAAGTGTGACCAAATTAgatctaaatttttttggtCCATGCAAGTATTTCTCTAGATTTGGTGCTGTTGAAAAAGCAAATAGTTTCACGCTGTGCATCTCAGCCGTCCGATCAAGTATTGATGGATGAGATCATTTGATGATTACTTTATTTGTATTTAATCTGAGACGTCCGATCAAGAATAAACGGTTGAGATACACAATAGCGTGAAACATGCAATCCAGGTCCCAAGTTAGGGATTTGGATTTTGTGTTGTTGAAAAATCATGCAGTtatctacttaagtagcagacgtgTAAATTCTTGAAATTTTAAGTAGAGATCAACATAAATTCCTGAAATGTGGACTTACCTCTTGTTCGATGCTTTCTTCTTTACGTCTTAGGTGATTTCGACCACCAATGAGCAGCAACTCGTTGATTTTGATAATGTTTGTTTGCGATTTGGGTTTTTGAGAGTGTGTTTTGGaggattttttgttttttttttgcgaACTGTTCAAATGAAAGGAATAAGGTCGGAGTGTGGGACACACTTTATATAGATTGcgaacattttttaaaaaaatattctctATGGATGGTGGCCGCATTTTGAGGGTGGCCCAACAGTCACCTTTTTAACACATTAgcattctagaatgcgaacGGTGCTTATACTCTAGATTGTGAGGGGGTTAGTATGGTAATAGGTGTGTTGAACTgagatttcaaaatattttaaattattttttaagatatttttttttactaaaagataCTTTTTAAGATACAATAatcatgaaatatatttttttgtcaagtagctagtggctaaaaattccacattaaaggtggataagtggagCGTCCGGGGTTAGAGCCCCAACTCCTACGTATATAATACGATGTTCCTACCAATTTAGCAAAATTCACGTGGGACACAATCATGTAATATTAAATTAAGACTTTTAAAATtccataaaattaatataatctcacaaaatcttttaaaaattaaaacaaaaaaaaattaccaaaagaTTTATTATAAAACTTatgtatttaaattatattatagatctaaaaagtaaatttcttAGTAGACTAGAgtataaaatttgtttgatttcGTCCTCGTGAGCTTAGTTCGGTTGGTAGGGACATTACACCATATGTTTAGAagtccgggttcgaacccgggacactccacttattcacctttaaggtggattttctagtcactaggctacttaacaaaaaaatattgtttaattCCCCTTTTATTTAATCAaggtttaaatatgtttttggtccttatatttttccagaattttcattttagtccctgaaatttTTTTCCATGCTTAGTCCTCGAAATTTTTTCcgtcaatatttttagtttctacttttcattcaactcgtgcataccatttgaaattttaatttttttcctgcGGTCGTGTTTAGTACATCATATGAATCTCTGTTACAAAaggttaaatttttttaacaaaagatgaattaaatatatttttttagttttttgcacataaaaattcatcaataattaacattatgttaaaaaattataaatttttataggagatgttgttataatattatattataaacataaatacaaaaaatcatttaaaaatgtgaaaatatataaattgaatgaaaagtagagactaaaaatattaacaagaaatggaaaaaaatccTCAAAACTATAAAATTCTGAAAAAGTATAAAATTCTGAAAAAGTATAGAGATCAAAAGCATGTTGAACGGTTTAATTAATAGTGGGGTTATTTGGGAAATATAAAAGACAGGAGAAAACCCAATGGAAAGAAGGTTGTCTTGACTTTTGGTATTCTCTTCTTCTCCCTAGCTTCTTCTTTATAAACCAAACCGCTTACTAtgttatttcttcttcttctctctcccTTAACCATTAAGTTATGAGTCAACagtaaaaaagaacaaaagtttcttattttgaagaaaatacaaaataaaaaatggattttgaaactCTTCATACTATCTTAGCAAAATCACTCACCGTCATTTCCTGGTATGCTATCTCTTCTTTTtcgttttcttttatttttttctttcttttttattattgaacatagagttacatttttattttattcttgaaaattaATCTAttcccttttttatttttgttacatgCAGGCCTCCAATTATTTTGCTTTGTCCTTTGTAagtaaatttattaattaatttttagtttttttttataatttttttaaagaatacaAGAAAATTAGGACTCTGATTTTTTCTGTGTTTTGTTGCAGATATGTTTCTATTAGGGCATTGGAGAGTGATTGTCGTTCCAGTAATCAACGATGTCTTGCTTTTTGGGTTCTGTTTTCTTTCTCTATGATCATGGAATATGAACTTCAAATTTTGCTTAGTTGGTAATTAGTTATTTTAATCTTGTTTTTTCCTCCAATTATAACTAATCTAGCgttgtttggattaacttatttgagtttatgtgCTTATGGAAACACTTCTGTGACTGTTTGGGAGAGTTTATAGAAACATCTTACATTATGTCAATAAGTTGTTTTCGGcttatttctataagctctctaggatagcttataaaatttCCTAcatttatagcttatatgaaaacaacattactttattttatcttttgctacaGAATTAGCTTacgcataagcacttatatgataagtgcttatgttATAAGCGCTTAATTAGAATGTCTAATGTTAAATTATGACATTGAATTGGAAAGGTTTAAAAGTTGTCTTAAGGAATCAATGTAATGTGggatagtaaaaaaaaaaatcaattttgaactATAACTCGCAATTTGGCTATTGTTATTGTTGAAaatcaagtgtgagtggttattATGTTATTGGTTTGGAATGATCATAATGGAGAGCTATACAAGAGATTTGACTTATATATTAATGTCTTTAAGATTTTAGGTGGAGATTTTGTATCGTGGTCTCTTGCTATGTTGTTAATAGTGTGCTATAGCGGCATAGCGTGGCAGTGAGCCCTCCGCCACTACGACATGGGGACGCTAAGCGGTAGTTCTAGTCATTAATCTATTTGTGTTCCCAGACAACCCTATAGTTAACTATAATGAATAAGttcataattcaattaataGGTAGCTTATTGATGCTGTGAGGTTGACTACCGTCTTGGTCAATGAAATGGCCACTTTGTAGGCGATATTTTGGGTTGCATTTTCTATGTTTACACTTGTTCACTGTAACCTTTAACAAAATTGCATTTTCTATTTCTATCATGTTTTTCTTGATGATACCAAGCCAAATGCATGTTGGTTTGCTTTGTCATTGCTTTTGAGttttgtgcattttatgatCTTTTTTCTAAATTCATCAGCTTagagactgtttgggagagtTTATTTAAACAACTTAAAACTTTTCCATacattgtttttaatttattcccATAAGCTCTCTTGGATAGCTTATAAAATCAggttatagcttatatgaaaacaatctgactttattttatcttttattatagaaatagcATATACATAAGCACTTGATACACGCTTACTTAATTAAGCTGTTTTTCCAAATAGAGACTTGTTGAATTATTAGTATGAAATGCAGTTTAGATATAAAGTCTGACTCTGAGTAAGCACATGTATTATTTGAAActagaaacaaaatcaaaaggAATGAAAACTATTTTAGGTAAAGAGCAGCAAGGTCATGAATGAAAAAGGAAAACTAGTCATTATCGATATCCGAGAACCAATCATCACcgattttataagctatttctgCTGTCATTTGTCCTTATTTTGAGTCTGCTTTCTGTTACAGGTTCCCATGGTGGCCTCATGTGAAAGCTACGGCAACTATCCTGCTGCTAATACCTTATTTTGGTGCTGCGACGTACATCTACAAGTTCTTAATTAAGCACTACTGTTCGTGGAACATATGTGGATGGACGCTGAACACCTTCCACCAGAAAATCACACATTTTGATTTGGACAACGATAGCAAAATACTTTCAGAGTCGGATGAGGGCAGACAAGTATTTTTGGAATCGGACGATAATAGCAAAAGTGTTGAGGTCTCTGGACAGACAATTATTACAAATCATTTACAAGAGGAGAAACTCTTGGTATATCAGGTATTGTTGTTAAGTTTTTACCTCGATTTAAAAACATAATACTGACACAAGTGACACAACCAATTTGATGATTTTTAAGGTTTCAACTTATTTATTAGCTGCTTTTGATTTTTCAATATACTTCACTTATTCTAAATCTTACAAAGTGTGCAATTCATGATAATCTTACAAAGTGTGCAATTCATGATAGTAAGCTTTCACCAGCTATTGTATCACAAATTTATATACCTCCTCTGTCTCATATCAAGTGCATGTCTGGAAATTGTATATTTCACGGTATGACCATGCAGCAACATGAAGGATGAAGCTAGCTTCTTGCGTTCCACACGATTTTCCTACTCAGTGTGCTACCAAACATCCTATAAGTGTCacatttgaaatattttttctcTCGAATTCTGTCATTTTAGATTATCAATGAAacagtaattaattttttttcctactaaTATGGCCATATTTATTCAATCTCAACTCAACTaaactattaataagagtattTTAATAAATGAATCTCATTTTATCATAGAAATTACTACACTCAATGATCTTAAGAACCATGCATAAACCTTAAAAGATACGTTATATgagacagagggagtatatgttATGGTAAGTGGTAACCACCACATACACTGGATGATTTTGTTTCTTCCATctaattcttttgttttgttgtcgtaatagatatgatatgatatatttCTTTCTAAAAAGTTGTTTGCATCAGGGAAAAGATGATCTTGCTGACTGTGACAAGACAAATACCGGTTATACAAGTAAAAAGAAAGTACAGAAGGAATGGAGTTGTGCTTTATGTCAAATTATTACTACAAGTGAAAATTGCTTAGGGTCACATCTTCAAGGGAAGCAACACAAGGCTAAGGAAAAAGAACTTCGAGTTGGGTTACATGCAACAAATATACCGTATGTTCTATCCTTTACGCAGGAAAGAATCAAAGGAATGGTTCTACTTAGGAATTTCAACCAAATTGCAAAGATACTGAGTCCAGTTTCTAGACCCATAATATGGTGTGAATGGCAAAAACCGGAATTTGGATGGACAAAACTAAATACGGACGGTTCCGTAAACAAAGTAACTGCTGGTTTTGGTGGTCTACTTCGTGATTACCGGGGAGAACCAATATGCGCGTTTGTCTCCAAAGCTCCACAAGGAGATACTTTCTTGGTTGAACTTTGGGCTATATGGAGAGGCCTTGTTCTCTCCATAGGTCTTGGGATTAAATCAATATGGGTGGAGTCAGATTCCATGAGTGTTGTGAAGACAATCAATAAAATGCAACATTGTCCGAAAGCTGAAACCTGTTTGATACAAATCTGGAAACTCTTGAGTAAGTTTGATGAGTATCGGATTTCTCACTCGTGGCGCGAAACTAATAGAGCAGCAGATCATCTTGCAAAGATGGCTCTTTGTGGAAATGATGTGGTTCTGTGGCCAGTTGATTTTTCACATAGCCTCTGCAATATCATTCAAGATGATGCCAGAGGAACGAAATATCCAAGACGGTGACATCGTCATGGATCAAAAAAAGTTCTAGTCTGcataaaatatacattttataTTATAGTCTCTAAAAAATTTATCGATTTTTTGTCGATATCTTTTACCAAAAAACGGATGTTTTTTGTCTTTCTAAAAGCACCCCTTTTTGTAAAAGGTCGTAGACTAAAAATTGATAACATTTTCATAGGACTAACATGAAATATCCGTAATTTTATATCAAGTAAAAACATATTAACCCTTTTGGTATATATCTGAGTCTTTAAGTTTGTGGTTGATCATATATTAGAACCATAGGTAGTAATGCTTGCGTTTAGGGGTCAAGTTGACATGTTCATTTTCAATTCTATTAGTTATAGTTTGCAATGTAATTATAGATGATATGTATTTGCTATCATTATTTcatattaagttttatgaagTCACAGTACTCCAAAATTGCTCAAGTATTGGTATTGTACCCATATCCAATCCTTACACATAAGATTCCTAGTTACATACTCAAGGAGTATCCTCCTAAAAATTTATCTTCTTTAACAATATCAATTGGTACGTTTGGGTTACATCTTCCATACTTGAGAGTGCAACTCTAAGAAAACATATCACTAAGATTTTTGTAGCTCAgtcttgtttgttttttttttttaatcaaaaagtCTAGTAGTTAAATGCACACATTAAGCAAAAAATGTCGAGTTCAAATTCAAACTCTTGCAATATGTGCACATTCCTGATGATTTTACATCAAAAACAATATGTGCACTCCATAATTTTTGTACCAGCAACAATGTGTGCACATTCCTGATGATTTTACATCACAGACAATATGTGCAACTCGCCATAATCTTACATCAGCGACAATGTGTTTACATTCCTGATGATTTTACATCGGAGACAATATTTGCACACCCACCTATGAAATTTCAACATCGGTGACAATGTGGGTGCGTTCCTGATGACTTTTGCATTAGAGATGAGGCATGCACGCTCCTGATAAACGATTAGGCCATGATCAAAAGAGGCGGGTACAACCTCACCCAGTTGCACTCATAGATAAACATCACTAAAACATTTGCATGGGGGCTATAGtgttggttaaaaaaaaaaagttaaagaaaGCGATCGCTTCAGAAGCCaatgttgtttgtttttatgggtaaatagggttATACCCCTGCAAAATACACGAGTTTTGCGTTAacccctgcaaaataaaaaattgggatTGCCCCCGCAATGTGAAGATTCCTTGCATTTACCCCCTGGCTGCACATGtaggcatatgacatggacagaatcttgacgtggcatgacacgtggaaaataattattttttatttatttttaaattgccaactcagtaataattgtgtaattatttattttttaaaaatattcaagtttaattctacaatcagaaaattgtactaattttgagttataaatctttatttgcaggtccatatacggaagaacaacattgtttgttattcaaattaggattaagtattatcaattgatgttagagttttaagtatttatttatattttttatattttattgtcattttttttaatcatatatttacttattaaaaaagaattgttgttcatattattttttattggatttaaatcatgtttataaatgtttttttattattatttataaataaatgttgtactctatttttttactcattatttttttatttgtctaattttttatgtgatatttaacaaatacactgataaaataatagaaactcctcgaatgactatactatagaatgaattggaaaaatgtggaattgagaaattgatatgtttaaaaaaaattattcttaaacttcatacttatcaagtagagaaaaaagtgtcattgtctgaaatataaaaggaatgaagtaattgacttcatagattatttttctatttcattttattattctattaattatggtttaccttaacgtggtttttctaataaaaaaaagacatggtgatttgtaccaaacaaaatattaaaatacgagggtattgataaaaaaaaataacctacatggaggtattaagcaaaaaataacttacacggggtgagacatacatttgtagattttattatataaaaaatacgatatcaaTTTAAAGCAGGGAAAgtatcaatgattttatatataaaaaaaaagaattaaaagcaataatatcatgtattactttatttttattcttcatacatcactgtaaaataaacaaataaaaataaaaacaaatagatacattttttaaaatttgcacattaacaaatgagatatgcttaaaaaaattatataatttttttttgtgtcaagcaaatgacaaacaattctactgttcattacttttaaataaataatattaaaattaaaatcgccccattttgcttctcaaatgtgaaattttttcacacggggacatgagataaaatactcctgaagaaaacaaatgtctaaaggagagagatgacgattaagaacaaatatattaaccgttagattagtttttgcataatgacaatttttttatgaaaataaaagaacaaatatatgaacatgtgagttgggaacggggagtggagtatcactctccattatgccatttctccttaaaatctccaaaatttggatcttttatcatatttaaataaactattacattaaatataaaattaattttacaaataattaaaaaaatcacaatattaaaattttaataatccatatttttcatgtgtgaaaaaaaatgatctatattttttatagaacattcacccgggcgatagcacgggtaagttatactagttttTTATTATGAACACgagagaaattcttaggtgagttatcacctaagcattaatgattaggcacgaccaatcatataattacaactcattattatattaaataattacaaataattttgagttataaatctttatttgcaggtccatatacggaagaacaacattgtttgttattcaaattaggattaagtattatcaattgatgttagagttttaagtatttatttatattttttatattttattgtcatttttttaaatcatatgtttacttattaaaaaagaattgttgttcatattattttttattggatttaaatcatgcttataaatgtttttttactattatttataaataaatgttgtactctatttttttactcattatttttttatttgtctaattttttatgtgatatttaacaaatacactgataaaataatagaaactcctcgaatgactatactatagaatgaattggaaaaatgtggaattgagaaattgatatgtttaaaaaaaattattcttaaacttcatacttatcaagtagagaaaaaagtgtcattgtctgaaatataaaaggaatgaagtaattgacttcatagattatttttctatttcattttattattctattaattatggtttaccttaacgtggtttttctaataaaaaaaagacatggtgatttgtaccaaacaaaatattaaaatacgggggtattgataaaaaaaaataacctacatggaggtattaagcaaaaaataacttacacggggtgagacatacatttgtagattttattatataaaaaatacgatatcaaTTTAAAGCAGGGAAAgtatcaatgattttatatatataaaaaagaattaaa encodes:
- the LOC123920141 gene encoding uncharacterized protein LOC123920141, with translation MDFETLHTILAKSLTVISWPPIILLCPLYVSIRALESDCRSSNQRCLAFWVLFSFSMIMEYELQILLSWFPWWPHVKATATILLLIPYFGAATYIYKFLIKHYCSWNICGWTLNTFHQKITHFDLDNDSKILSESDEGRQVFLESDDNSKSVEVSGQTIITNHLQEEKLLVYQGKDDLADCDKTNTGYTSKKKVQKEWSCALCQIITTSENCLGSHLQGKQHKAKEKELRVGLHATNIPYVLSFTQERIKGMVLLRNFNQIAKILSPVSRPIIWCEWQKPEFGWTKLNTDGSVNKVTAGFGGLLRDYRGEPICAFVSKAPQGDTFLVELWAIWRGLVLSIGLGIKSIWVESDSMSVVKTINKMQHCPKAETCLIQIWKLLSKFDEYRISHSWRETNRAADHLAKMALCGNDVVLWPVDFSHSLCNIIQDDARGTKYPRR